One Streptomyces sp. L2 genomic window carries:
- a CDS encoding XRE family transcriptional regulator codes for MPKWNALPDELDPQIREFIGQLRRLVDRSGLSVAALADRTGYGKTSWERYLGGRLLAPKGAVVALAEVTGVHPAHLTTFWELAERAWHRTETRHDRTMEANRVSEARAALQEQGHVESGGDGQGEGSGGGGGQGGGSGGGGGAAGNSWRMAGYRGPSPSGASPASSSSPSRASGASGASGAAVPDGPGWTQASVPAPYGPTPEDRRPGDEGAVGAGGLGGPGRQRLTMFLAGVVGVLVVIGAVFFFTRAGGGAHGKDTAASTSPSADSRPDLPAGVKCAGSRCTGKDAEAMGCSGDLVTTVKSVAVGTTILEVRYSKTCGTAWARITGAAQGDRVRVLTGGKTRQSGDITAPGDTIAYTPMVAVGSAAQAKACATLASGRTGCTR; via the coding sequence ATGCCGAAGTGGAACGCGCTGCCGGACGAACTGGATCCGCAGATCAGGGAGTTCATCGGCCAGTTGCGGCGGCTCGTGGACCGCAGCGGCCTGAGCGTCGCGGCGCTGGCCGACCGCACGGGCTACGGCAAGACGTCCTGGGAGCGGTACCTGGGCGGACGGCTCCTCGCGCCCAAGGGCGCGGTCGTCGCGCTCGCCGAGGTCACCGGCGTCCATCCGGCCCACCTCACCACCTTCTGGGAGCTGGCCGAACGCGCCTGGCACCGCACGGAGACGCGGCACGACCGGACGATGGAGGCGAACCGCGTCTCGGAGGCGCGCGCGGCCTTGCAGGAGCAGGGGCACGTCGAGAGCGGGGGTGACGGGCAGGGTGAGGGAAGCGGGGGTGGCGGCGGGCAGGGTGGGGGAAGCGGGGGTGGCGGTGGTGCCGCGGGCAACTCATGGCGGATGGCCGGATACCGGGGGCCTTCGCCGTCGGGCGCATCCCCTGCGTCCTCGTCTTCGCCTTCGCGGGCGTCCGGGGCGTCCGGGGCGTCCGGGGCTGCCGTTCCGGACGGGCCGGGGTGGACTCAGGCCTCCGTCCCCGCTCCGTATGGTCCAACCCCGGAGGACCGGCGCCCGGGTGACGAAGGGGCCGTAGGCGCTGGAGGCCTCGGAGGACCGGGCCGGCAGCGGCTGACGATGTTCCTCGCCGGGGTCGTCGGCGTGCTCGTCGTCATCGGCGCCGTCTTCTTCTTCACTCGTGCGGGTGGTGGTGCGCACGGCAAGGACACCGCCGCCTCCACCTCCCCGAGCGCCGACAGCCGCCCGGACCTGCCCGCCGGCGTCAAATGCGCCGGCTCCCGCTGCACCGGCAAGGACGCCGAGGCCATGGGGTGCAGCGGCGACCTGGTGACCACCGTCAAGTCCGTCGCCGTCGGCACCACCATCCTGGAGGTCCGCTACAGCAAGACCTGCGGCACGGCCTGGGCCCGGATCACCGGCGCCGCCCAGGGCGACCGGGTGCGGGTGCTGACGGGCGGGAAGACGCGGCAGAGCGGCGACATCACCGCGCCCGGGGACACGATCGCGTACACCCCGATGGTGGCCGTCGGCAGCGCGGCCCAGGCCAAGGCCTGCGCGACGCTCGCCTCGGGCCGGACGGGCTGCACCAGGTAA
- a CDS encoding malate dehydrogenase, producing the protein MTRTPVNVTVTGAAGQIGYALLFRIASGQLLGADVPVKLRLLEITPALKAAEGTAMELDDCAFPLLQGIEISDDPNVAFDGANVALLVGARPRTKGMERGDLLEANGGIFKPQGKAINDHAADDIKVLVVGNPANTNALIAQAAAPDVPAERFTAMTRLDHNRALTQLAKKTGTTVADIKRLTIWGNHSATQYPDIFHATVAGKNAAETVNDEKWLAEDFIPTVAKRGAAIIEARGASSAASAANAAIDHVYTWVNGTAEGDWTSMGVPSDGSYGVPEGIISSFPVTTKDGAYEIVQGLEINDFSRARIDASVKELSEEREAVRGLGLI; encoded by the coding sequence ATGACCCGCACTCCCGTGAACGTCACCGTCACCGGCGCGGCCGGCCAGATCGGTTACGCCCTGCTCTTCCGCATCGCCTCCGGCCAGCTGCTCGGCGCGGACGTGCCGGTCAAGCTGCGCCTGCTGGAGATCACCCCGGCGCTGAAGGCGGCCGAGGGCACGGCCATGGAGCTGGACGACTGCGCGTTCCCGCTGCTGCAGGGCATCGAGATCTCGGACGACCCGAACGTGGCCTTCGACGGCGCCAACGTCGCCCTCCTCGTCGGCGCCCGCCCGCGTACCAAGGGCATGGAGCGCGGTGACCTGCTGGAGGCCAACGGCGGCATCTTCAAGCCCCAGGGCAAGGCCATCAACGACCACGCCGCGGACGACATCAAGGTCCTCGTCGTCGGCAACCCGGCCAACACCAACGCCCTCATCGCGCAGGCCGCCGCCCCGGACGTACCGGCGGAGCGCTTCACCGCGATGACCCGCCTCGACCACAACCGCGCGCTGACCCAGCTCGCGAAGAAGACGGGCACCACGGTCGCCGACATCAAGCGCCTGACGATCTGGGGCAACCACTCCGCCACCCAGTACCCGGACATCTTCCACGCCACGGTCGCCGGCAAGAACGCCGCCGAGACCGTGAACGACGAGAAGTGGCTGGCCGAGGACTTCATCCCGACCGTCGCCAAGCGTGGCGCCGCGATCATCGAGGCCCGTGGCGCCTCGTCGGCCGCGTCCGCCGCCAACGCCGCCATCGACCACGTGTACACGTGGGTCAACGGCACGGCCGAGGGCGACTGGACCTCCATGGGCGTCCCGTCGGACGGCTCCTACGGCGTGCCGGAGGGCATCATCTCCTCCTTCCCGGTCACCACGAAGGACGGCGCCTACGAGATCGTCCAGGGCCTGGAGATCAACGACTTCTCCCGCGCCCGCATCGACGCCTCCGTCAAGGAGCTGTCGGAGGAGCGCGAGGCGGTTCGCGGTCTCGGC
- a CDS encoding response regulator transcription factor: MTRVLVVDDQFLIRAGLVGLLQAAPGFEVVGEAGDGEEAVRLAAETLPDVILMDIRMPGMNGIEATERILAQAGGRPPRVLVLTTFDLDEYVYGALRAGAAGFLLKDSGPERLLAAVAAVDGGDALFAPSVTRRLVEAFALRQAPASDGGAPPDLGVLTSREVEVLELTARGLSNLEIAERLYISEATVKTHLNRTMTKLDLGSRAQAVVIAYETGLVVPGGGGGGFEGS, from the coding sequence ATGACCAGAGTGCTCGTCGTCGACGACCAGTTCCTCATCCGCGCCGGACTCGTCGGCCTGCTTCAGGCCGCGCCCGGCTTCGAGGTCGTGGGCGAGGCCGGTGACGGCGAGGAAGCGGTGCGGCTCGCCGCCGAAACCCTGCCCGACGTGATCCTGATGGACATCCGGATGCCCGGCATGAACGGCATCGAGGCCACCGAACGCATCCTCGCCCAGGCCGGCGGACGCCCGCCCCGGGTGCTCGTGCTGACCACCTTCGACCTCGACGAGTACGTCTACGGCGCCCTGCGCGCCGGAGCCGCCGGGTTCCTGCTCAAGGACTCCGGGCCGGAACGGCTGCTCGCCGCGGTGGCCGCCGTCGACGGCGGCGACGCCCTGTTCGCGCCCAGCGTCACCCGGCGCCTGGTCGAGGCCTTCGCCCTCCGGCAGGCGCCCGCCTCGGACGGCGGGGCCCCGCCCGACCTCGGCGTCCTCACCTCCCGCGAGGTCGAGGTCCTCGAACTCACCGCCCGCGGCCTGTCCAACCTGGAGATCGCCGAACGCCTCTACATCAGCGAGGCCACCGTCAAGACCCACCTCAACCGCACGATGACCAAGCTCGACCTGGGCAGCCGGGCGCAGGCGGTGGTGATCGCCTACGAGACGGGACTGGTCGTACCGGGTGGGGGCGGGGGCGGGTTCGAGGGCAGCTGA